Genomic window (Sulfurospirillum tamanense):
CTGTTACCATCGAAACATGTGAAAAAGAACTCGGCGTTGCCAAGTCTACCGCCGCCTTTGTCTTGCCTTTGGGGGCGACCATCAACATGAGCGGCAATGCCATTTATTACGGTCTTGTGGCTATCTTTTTTGCCCAAGTCTTTGGGATGGAACTTGGCATGGGCGAATACATCGCCATCATCCTCACCGCCACCATCGGTGCCATCGGCCAAGCGGGCGTGCCTGGGCCTACGTTTTTAGTCGTTGCGGTACTCATCGCCGCGGGAATTCCCATCGAGGGCTTACCCTTGTTGTTTGCCCTTGATCGCATCTTTGACATGATTCGCACCGCCCTAAACATCACCGGCGATGCCGCGTGCGCGGTTATTGTAGATAAATACAACCCCGAATCTGCCTAAGCATAAGCTTCTCTTGTGTCTTACATGTAAAAAAGCTTACATGTAAGACACACTTTTTTTTCTTAAAGTAACTCCCAGTATTTATTTATAAATTGTTTATAAATTGTTTACTTTTTTAATACTTTATTAAGTATGTCGGATATATGATGGCTTTTATCATACCATAAAGGCGTATTATGCGTGTTATAAGTCCTTTAATCCCACCCCTCGTCCTCCTAAGCCTCTCCTCTCTTAGTGCCTCAGAAACTGTTTATCGTTTTACAAACGATTTTTACATTCAGCATAATGAAATCACAGGCAACAGTCCCTCAAGCTCTATGCTCACTGAAGGATTTGTGTACCACAATCTTTTTACGCTCTACACTAAAGGTCAGTTTGAGGACATAGACTACACCCTCAACGCAGGCCTCAAACTCACAGACGACAGACGAAAAGATGTTAAAAAAGCCTCTCTAATCACCCTTGCTGGCCACATCCAAAAAGGAGCGCATCAGTTACACTTGGGGGATTTTTTCAAATCCTACTCCAAATACTCCCTCAACACCTCCCTCAAAGGGGCGGCATACACCTATACCACCGAACAAAAAGATACCTTTGAGGTTGTGTACGGTCTGGCCTATCCCCGCTGGGATAACTTCTGGGACAATGAAGTAGATTCTACGGAGCGCGAAGTTTTGGGGGTGCGTTTTAACAAAAACCTCAGCGATGCCCTTAGTATTGGAATTGACGCGGTAGCAACAGATGATTCAAACTCTGTTGTGACGGGTATCCCTTTGTATGAAACGAAACTTTACACCATTAACTCCACCTATCGTCCCATTCCAGGGTTAAAGCTTTACGGGGAGTACTCTTACTCTGACAACGAGACACAAACCGCTACCGCTACTACCAAGCGCAACGGCACAGCGATTTTTCTTCAAGCCGTCGGCAACAAAAAGCCTAGCCGCGTACAGCTTGAATACGAGCGCATTTCACCTGATTTTAAAACCGTTACAGGCTCCGCCACGCCTGATCGCGAAAAATTCAAAGCCACATGGCGCTACATGATGACAGACACTATCACGATGAATACGGGGCTTTTGTGGTTTCGTGACAACCTTGATGGGGACAAAACAAACACTACGCACACCTATCGCCCTAACCTTGGTTTTACCTTTAAACAGGTTTTTGACAGGCGCTATGCAGTGGTGGATGTGAACTACAAATACAATCACATTGACAAAAAAACTTCCGTAACCAAAGACTCCGTTTACGACCTTAATTACCGTGACCGTTTTGGCATTGTCCACTCAGATATGCAGGTTTCCTACACAGACTACCACACCAACAACAATACGCGCAACCAAGAAGAATGGCGTTTTAACTCTACTTTCAACACCCGCCACTCCTACAAAGACCTTGTGCTCAAACCCTCCATCATCTTTGGCACATGGGACGTAAACGATGAACTAAGCAACGGTGACAATACCTACACCCAAGCCGCCCTAGGGTTTGGTGTGGACATTCCTAAACACAAAATCGCCACCAACCTTCGCGTGGGAAAAAACCGCTCAAAAAGAGATGCAGGGGATGATTTGGACAAGGTTTTTGGGAGTTTTGATGCCCATTGGAATATGGGTGATAGGGGACAATTTAAGCGCATTATGGTCTACCTCAGGGCGCACATTAACGACCTAAGTTATACTACCTCCGCAAACGATTACCAAGAGCGCAGTGTGACGCTCGGTCTTCGTATGACCTTTTAAAGGATAAACCATGCAAAAAAAACTCATACTAGTACTTTTAAGCCTCTTGTTTGCAAGTTCTCTTCATGCCAAATGGTGGATTTTTGGGGGCGGCGAAGAAGAGGTGGGATTTGACTACCTGTACGCCAACACTCTCTCTTTTGATGATGCGGGGCAAGAAGCCATCATGATGCGCGAAAGTTTAGACAATGGCTACTTACATGTAAGAGGCAAAGCGCGCACGGGCAAAAACCCCGTGGGTGACGTGTCAGTCTCTCTTGATGGAGGAAAAACATGGAACAAGGCCCGTTTTGAAAAAGACGGTGGGTTTAACTTCTCTTTTGAACCTGACCTTGCTCAGACCTACCATATCGTCGCCAAAGTCATCGACACCACAGGCAAAGCCAACACCCTTGAAGATGCACAAATTCGCCTAAGCTTTAGCGACCTTGATGCGTACGGGATGATTCAAGAAACCCTCACACAGCTTAAAACCTTTTACGAGCAAGAAAACGATACAGGCTTCATGCAGTACGTGGACAGAAACTTTGAGGGCGATGAGATGACTCTTGAACGCGCCTTGCGCAAGGATTTTTCTGCCCTTGATAACATTCAAATCGACTTTTCTATCAGTAGCGTAGCCTTTTCAAACAATCGCTACTACGCCTCCATTCTCTTTAACCGCAGCGTTTTGGCCACTAGTGATGGTACCCTCTACCAAGACAGGGGCGTTACAGAATTTTCCTTTAGTGTGGGCGAAAAAGGAGCGATGCTTCTTTCTATGAAAAATCCGCTCATCTTCGGCCTTTCTTACGCCGCAGATGTGGCAAGCGGCACAACCGCCAACGCGCAAAATAACGAGAATTTTTTGGTAGTCAATGACAGCGGAGGAGTTTCCCAAACCTCTTTGGCAAACCTTGAAGAGGGCGGCGGGGATGATTATATGACGAGTGGAAGTTTTACCTTAAACAATAATCAAGGTTTTGATTTCACTGATGATTCCGTTACCCCAATAGACCATATGAATCTCGCTAGCTATACTGGTCATATAGGATTGTTTGAAGGAAATAGGTTTGAGACCTTAGGCGGAGCGGCGGCAAAAGAATATGGTTCTGTTAGCATTGATGGCCTCACAGTAGATGAAGCGGGATATAACGAATTTTGGGTGGGCGACCTTGATACATTAAATTCGGACGACGTGTTGGCTATAAAATTACCAAACAATACTTATGCCCTTTTGAAAATAACCACTATTGTCAACCTAGGAGGAGGAAACTATACAATCTCCCTTGACTACAAATACAACCCCAACGGTTCGCGCTACTTCCCCTAAGGAGAACCCTATGCGCGCGCTCATTTGTCTAGCCATTGCATTTTGCCTTTGGCTTCTTCCTTTGCAAGCAGACGATGAGAGCGTGCTTCGCTCCCAACTGACTAACCAAATCCAAGATTTGGAAAACCTCAAACCTGAGCTTTTTAAGATTATCCGTCACTGCGAAACCGAACTTCCCAACATCAGCAAAGCCAAAGGCGACATTATCAGCTATAAAGACGAGGTACAAAGCCATCTCAACTCCAACATCGTCAAAGCCGTAGCCAGTGGCGGGATTAACCTCGCTGTAGAAATGTTTGGGGCACGCAATCAGGGCAAACTCATTGACCTAGGCACGTGGGTCGTAGGAAAAGTTGCCGAGTATGGCATGGGCAAGTCAGCTTTTTTTGCGGGTCGCCAAGCACACTACACAAGAAAGCTAGATGGCGTTAGTCAAAAACAACGAGGCATAAGCGAAAAAGTAGACATGCTTTACCGCGTTGCAAACTCTTCCGATGAGGCAATGCAAGCTTACTATAATGCAAATGGCCGTTATCCCGAATGGGAATTAGGCGATGCGGGTGTTTTTATTCAGCGTATGCGCCTTGTTGTCCAGCATGCAAAAAGCGCCATTGCGGAGCTTGAGAGCCTTGAAGAATACTATAAAGACTTACTCAAAGACAGCCAAGAAGACCTTAAGGACTTACAAGAAGAGATTAATTTTCTACGGGATGAGCTTGCCAGATTGCACGAAAAAGACAAGGAAGAACAACTTAAAAAACTTGAAGAACCCACCTTAACCCCAGAAGAAGAGGCGAAAGGCACATTACCAACAGCTAGCCCAAGCATTCCCTATCAGCCCGATAGAGACTGCCCTAAATTCGAGAGAGATATTTTCCAACGTCTTAGAGAAATCGGTGCTCGACTCAACAGTATGAAGTCCACAGTAGAAGCCCATAAACACCAACGTCAAGTGTATCTTCATGAATATAAAGAAAACGCCAACACGAGGTACAACGCTATTTTGGAGGAATTCAAACGCTTTAAATACCCAGAGGGTGCCGACTCTGTAGCTTTAAATGAAATCAGAAGCGGTAATTTTCCAATGATTCCCTTTGACAAACTTCTTTCAGACGCACAACGTATATACGAGGCATGGGAAGAGCACAATAGCTCCTACAAAGAAGCGTTACAGACTTTTGTGGAGGGCTTACTGGCAAACCTAGACACCCAACACTACGACAACCTCATCGCCCAAGGCATAGCCAACACCCTTGTTGCAGAAAGAGAGTACGTAGCTTTCCACAACAAGTGTGTTTCACGGCCCCCTATTACCAACGCCATTGGCCACCATGATCTCTATTTTGTCTCTAATGCCGCCATTGATGACTTGCGCGCTTTTAGGATTAAACTTTTAAAACAGATTCAAAGCATCGAGCAACGCTTAGAAGTATCCGAGAAAGAGCACAAAGAAAAAATGGAAGCATTACCTAGGTACTTTGCCAAACGAAAATCAGAAATGCGGGATGAAATTTCCCGCTACCAAGACCATTTAAGCAGACTCGCGCAACGTCAAGCCGCTGTAGAAGCCCTCAAGCGAAAGCTTTTGGCCAAGTACAAAAGTGCTCGCTTTACGCCGGTTAAAAATGGCGACCTTACCACGTACCAACTCACCTTTGATGTTTCCTTGGAAAAAGGGGTTTGTCAAGCCATTAGTGCCATCCATAAACAAACAGCAACGGGCGATATCGCCCTTATTAGCGAACTCCAACATGAGTTTTCTATCGCCGTCAATGCCCTTTTACACACAGGAGTTCCTGGCTACTTCCCCCACCATGCCTTTTTTGAGCTCGAACCGTCAAATTTTGAGGAAGCATACAAAGCGCACAATGCCCTAAACCTCAACAGCACGAACAGTGGTTTAATACTTAACAACACTAACTACATCCTTGAAAGCCTCGAAAAAGAAAACTTTTTTCTTCTTGCTTCTTTGTATCCCGATTCTGCGTTTAAGCGCATTTGGGACGCACAGCAAAAAGCCCTAGTGGAGATGAACAGCGCCCTAAAAAACCTCTCCAGTGAGCTTAAAAATGCCCTTTCTATGGAACGCATCCATGACCAATGGGCAGAATCTTATGAAACACAGTTCAAGAAAAGAAAAGAAGAATTTGAGAGAGACCTTATCTGTTTAACAAGCGACAACCCCGCCAAATCAACCCTTGAGGGGCTTCTTGAGGAAATCGAAGAGATGGCTGGAAAGGTGAAACTCAAACCAACTTTCCTAGACGCAAGTGCCTTGTTGGATGAGGTGCGCACCCTGCATCAAAATGTTGAAAATTTTTATATCGACGACACCTCTGCGTATGTGGCGCAATACAAAGCCTACATGGAGCAGCATGAACAACTAGATACACGCATCAATGTAACCGATGCCAACAAGCTTTTATCAAGCGACAAGCGCGACCTTAATACCTTGCTTCAAAAAATCCAAGCACGACTTTCAGCCCATACCGAACACATGGCAACCCGAAAGGAAATTGCCTCTATTGAGCCTGTCGAAATCCTCTACCAATCTTTTGCCCAATATTACTCTAACAAAAACCTCTCTTCACTAATGGCCTTGCTTTCGGATGATTGGAGTAGTAGTAGCGACGGGACGACATTGATGGACTTAGAAGATACCTTAAGCAATAGTTTTTCTATATTCGATGACATTCAGTGCGTCATTGACAGCTTAAGTATTCAGCCCCAAGGGAAAGACCGTTTTTTTGTCTCCTACACCATCACTATTGAGGGGCACATGTATGCTAATGACATTCGCCATTTGGAAAAATCTTCCGTTATTGAAGAAGTAGGGATCGAGGAGGGAAAAGCCCGTATTCTTAAAACAACAGGTGGACGGTTTTGGCCCACGCGCTAACTCTTTTTAGGCCTTACATATAAACCCTTTACATGTAAGGCTTTTTGAAAATATTTTAATTATTGCTTAAATTTAGATATATTTTGGTATAATCGTTCAAATTTCGACCAATCTAGCCCGCGTGTTTGCTACATTGATCTACTAGGAACCCTTTACATGACTACCACATTCGAATCTTTTGCCTTAGATGCAGCTATTTTTAAAGCTGTTCAAGAAGCCGGCTTTAAAGAGCCAAGCCCTATCCAGCAACAAGCCATTCCCCTTGTTTTAGAAGGGCACGACATGGTTGCCCAAGCCCAAACAGGTACGGGAAAAACCGCTGCCTTTGCTCTACCTATCCTTAGCAAGGTTGACCCTCGTGAAAAAGGTGTTCACGTTCTTGTTATCACCCCTACCCGCGAACTTGCTACCCAAGTCAGTGATGAAATCTACATGCTTGGACGTTTTAAAGGGTTCAAAACCGTTACCGTTTATGGAGGTAGCTCCTACACGCGCCAAATGAAGCTCATCGAAGCGGGTGCGAGTGTGGTTGTAGCAACCCCTGGACGAATGCTAGACCTTCTTAAAAACAACCGCCTCAAAGACTTCAACCCTTCTGTTGTAGTGTTAGACGAAGCAGATGAGATGCTTGACATGGGCTTTTTGGACGATATTAAAGAGATTTTTACCTACCTCCCAAGCTCGCGCCAAACCATGCTTTTTTCGGCCACCATGCCTGAACCCATTAAACAATTGGCTAAAAAAATTCTCAAAGAACCAAAATTTGTCAGCGTGACACCTGCGAACATGACCACCAACGTGGACATCGAACAGTGCTATTACGTCATTGAAGAGTGGGAGCGCGATGACGCGGTTATCCGCTTGCTTGACACCCTAGACCCCGACAAAGCCATCATGTTTTGCCGTACCAAAAAAGAGGTAGACATGCTCACCACCAAGCTCACGGCTGGAGGTTTTGCAGTCAAAGGCTTGCACGGTGACATGGAACAACCTCAGCGCGAAGAAGTCATCAAAGCCTTCCGTTTTTCCAATATTGACTTGCTTGTCGCCACCGACGTAGCCGCGCGCGGACTCAACGTGAAAGAAATCAGCCACGTCATCAACGTGCACATTCCTTTTGACCCAGAAAGCTATGTGCACCGCATTGGCAGAACTGGACGTGCGGGCAAAAAAGGGATGGCCATCACCTTGTGTACACCCATGGAGTACAACTCTATCCAGCGCATTGGTAAAAAAGTGGGTACCAACATTGAACACCGTGTGCTCCCCACCCGCGGAGAGCTTCAAAAAAGCCGTTTAAGTAACCTTGCGCGCACCATCGAACAAGCGCCCTTAAACGAAAATGCCCCTGCAGTACTGACGGTTCTTGAAAACGAAACGGACCTTGCCAACATCGCTCTTAAAGCTATCTCGCTTTTACTCGAACAAGAAAAAGCCAATGGCCCCGAAAAAATCGGACTAGATGAGCAAACTTTTGCTAAGGTCATCAAACGCTTGGCTGGACGTACAGATTCTAAAAATCGCGGCGGCTTCCGCAACCGTCGCCCCTCAGGCGGTGGTGGAAGAAGTTCAAGCGGTGGACGCAGTGATTATAAAGGCGGGGGACGCCGCTAGGCCTCCCTTTCCACCGACGCTAATTGCGGCGTCGGTACTCCTCGTATCCAAACTCCTTCACCACTTCAAATCGCCCATCTTTTCGCAACACACCCAAGTCGGGTAATTTAATGCCATTAAAGGTCGTATTTTTCACGATGGTGTAGTGAATCATGTCTTCAAAAATGAGTTTTTGCCCTACATGTAAAGGCGCGTCAAAACTGTAATCCCCCATGATATCTCCCGCCAAACAGGTGTTACCTCCAAGACGGTACGTGTAAGCTTTCTCACCCGCCTCGCCCGCTCCTCGAATCTGCGCGCGGTAAGGCATGGCAAGGGTGTCAGGCATGTGGGCTTCGGCAGAGGTGTCTAGGATGGCGATGTTCATGCCGTTTTCCACGATGTCAAGCACTGATGCCACCAATGGCCCTGTTTGCCAGCCTACGGCTTCACCAGGTTCTAGGTAGACAGGGATGTTGTTGTACCGCGCGCGAAAGGCGCGAATAACGCGGATAAGCCCTTCCACGTCGTAATCTTCGCGGGTGATGTGGTGCCCACCCCCAAAGTTAATCCAACGCATTTGCGGGATAAACGCACCAAAGTTTGCCTCAAACCCCTCCAATACCGCTTCGAGTGCGTCTACATTTTGCTCGCACAGTGCGTGAAAATGCAACCCTTCAATCCCTTCAAGTTGCTCAGGCCGAAACTGCGCACGGGTGATGCCAAGGCGACTGTAAAGCCCACACGGGTTGTACAAATCCGCAGGAGACGCCGAAACCTCAGGATTAACCCGCAAGCCACACGAGACCCTCTCCTTGGCAAGCGCGCGAAATTTCTCCCACTGGGCGAAGGAGTTAAAAACCACATGGTCGCTGATGGAGAGAATTTCTTCAAATTCGCTTTCTTTAAACGCGGGCGAATAAGTGTGGGTTTCTTTGCCCATCACCTCATGGGAAAGTTTGGCTTCGTGAAGCCCACTCGCAGTACACCCGTGCAGGTATTTTCCCACCCTATCAAACAGGGGCGTAAAAGCAAAGCCTTTGAGTGCCAAAAGAATTTTTGCTCCCGTTTGTTCTTGCACGTAGGCTAAACGCTTGAGGTTTTCCTCCAAAAGCGCTTCTTCACACACGTAACACGGCGTGGGGATTTGGTCTAGGACTTTAGCAATGGCAGAGTGTTTTTGGAGTTGCATAAGGGGCCTTTTTGGTCGAATTATAACGCAATTTTAGGACTAAGTTGCCCTTTTAAGAAGCTTATCCAAAAGCAATGTAGGCAACAACCGCTTGGCATACCACAGCACCTTGGTGGGCGTAGTGACACGGTAGCGCGCTTTGGGTTTAGGTGCGGTGATGGCCTCCAAAAGAGCGTCATACACCGCTTCTGGCCCAAGGGTAAAAGGGGTGGGTTTGCTCCCTTGTAAGCGCGAAAGGGTGGCTTCGTAGGTGGTTTTATGGGGACTGTTTTGCACATCAATGTAGGCGCGAAATTTTTGCAACGCGTTGGTGCGAAAGGCGCTAGCAATAGGGCCAGGTTCAATGAGCACCACATGGATGCCGCTATCACTTAACTCTAAGCGCAAAGTGTCTGCCAACCCTTCGATGGCAAATTTACTGGCATTGTACGCCCCTCGGTAGCCCATGGCGGCAAAGCCCAAAACCGAACTGTTGTACACAATGCGCCCGCTTCCTTGAACGCGCATGGTTTTTAAAACGAGGTTGGTGAGGGCTTGGGTGCCAAAGACATTGGTTTGAAACTGGGCTTTTAGGGCTTCATCACTCAGGTCTTCCACGGCTCCGGGCTGTCCGTACGCACCGTTATTAAACAGCACATCAAGACGCCCACCGCTTTGTTCGAGCACTTGAGCCAAGCCCGCTTGGATGCTCTCATTGCTGTCCAAATCCAAGCGGCACGCCCACAGCCCCATCTCCCGCAAACGCGCCACATCCTCCGCCTTTCGTGCAGTGGCATAGACACGAAAATCTTCCCTTACATGTAAGGCTTTCGCGCAGTAAAGACCGATGCCTGAAGAGCAGCCAGAGATAAGGACGTGGCGCATGAAATCAATCCACCTCGTAACTTTCACCCGGTTTCATTTCGATGAGTTTCCATGGCAAGCCTTGGGCGTTTAGCTCATCCATGAAAGGCTTGGCATCAAACTGCTCCATGTTAAAGACACCTGCGCCTTTCCATTTGCCCTCAAGTATGAGTTTTGCCCCAATCATGGCAGGCACGCCCGTGGTGTAACTCACCGCTTGGGCGCCCGTTTCGCGGTAACATGCTTGGTGGTCGCAAGTGTTGTAAATGTACACTTTTTTGGGTTTGCCATCTTTAAGACCTTCGATGACGCACCCGATGTTGGTCATGCCCACGGTGCGAGGCCCTAGGCTGGCTGGGTCTGGGAGTAAGGTTTTCAAAAACTCGATTGGCACGATTTTCATGCCCTTGTGCTCTACTTCTTTAATGCCCAACATGCCGATGTTTTCAAGGCATTTCATGTGGGTGAGGTAGCTTTGGCCAAAGGTCATAAAAAAGCGAATGCGTTTGAGGCCTTTGATGTTTTGCACCAACGACTCCAACTCTTCGTGGTAGAGCAAATAGCTGTCTTTTGGGCCAACTTCTGGGTAATCCCACACCATTTTAATGGCCATTGGTTCGGTCTCAATCCACTTGCCCGCTTCCCAATACCGCCCCTTGGAGCTGACTTCGCGCAGGTTAATCTCGGGGTTAAAGTTCGTAGCAAAAGGGTAGCCGTGGTCGCCTGCGTTGCAGTCTAGGATGTCGATGGTGTGGATTTCATCGAACAAATACTGCTGAGCGTAGGCGCAAAACACATTGGTCACACCAGGGTCAAACCCGCTTCCCAAAAGACCCATGATGCCCCTTGCCTTAAACGCGTCATGCTTGGCCCACTGGAGTTTGTACTCAAATTTAGCTTCATCAGGGTGTTCGTAGTTGGCAGTGTCAAGGTAATCCACGCCCGTTTCCACGCACGCATCCATGATGGTCAAATCTTGATAGGGAAGGGCCACATTGAGCACCAAATCAGGCTTGACGCTTTGGATGAGCGCGACGAGTTGAGGAACATCATCCGCATCAACGCTGGCGGTTTCAATGCTTACATGTAAACGCTCTTTAATCTCTGCGGCGATTTCATCACACTTGGATTTGGTGCGGCTAGCAAGGACGATGCGTCCGAAGGTTTGGGTATTCATAGCGCATTTGGTGGTCACGACACGGCTTACGCCGCCCGCGCCGATGATAAGAACGGTTTTCATTGGTTTCCTTTGAGGGTGTTTAGTAGGGTCATAGCGTGTTTGAGTGCCCTAGTTCGGTGGGAAATATCCCGCTTGCTTTGGGCGTCCATCTCGCCCAACGTGGTGGTGTAGCCCTCGGGGATAAACATCGGGTCGTACCCAAAACCGTTTTCGCCTCTGGCTTCGTTAATGGCGTGTCCGTGCATCCAACCGTGTACGCTAAACTCGCCCCACGGCGTGGCTAGCGCGATAGCGGCGGTGTAAAAAGCGGGAGTTTGGGCAACACCACGCGCACTAAGAGTAGCAATGAGCTTGGCGAGATTGTCTTTGTCGTTCGCGCCAATTCCCGCGTATCTGGCACTGTAAATGCCGGGTTCCCCGCCCAAAAGCGGCACGGAAATCCCGCTGTCATCAGAGAGCACAATGGCGTTTTTGTCTTCGAGCGCCTCGTGCACCGCGCGCGCTTTAATGAGGGCGTTTTCTTTAAACGTCGCGCCCGTTTCGTCGATGTCAAAAGGGGTCATAAGCTCATCAAACCCCACCACATCAAACCCTTCTAAAAAGGCTTTGATTTCGCGGATTTTTCCCTTGTTGGAGGTAGCTAATACAATCTTCAACGGCTTCCTTTATTGGGCTTTACATGTAAAGGTTTATAACAGAATTTTCTTGCACAGAGGTTACATGGTGCGCAATTTTAACATAAAATGCGCAAGAAGTTTAAAGCATTAAGAGAGTAGAATAGGACAAATTTTATCTTAACCATCGAAGGTGTTTGTATGCTTCGCACCGTTGCGCCCTTGAGTGCTATTATTGCTTTACGTTTTTTGGGTTTGTTTATTGTTTTGCCTGTGCTTTCTGTGTACGCGCTTGAACTTCCAGGTGCTAATGAATGGCTTGTGGGCATCACCCTTGGCGGGTACGCGCTGACGCAAATGGTGTTGCAAGTGCCCTTTGGGATGCTCTCAGACAAGATTGGCCGCAAAGTGACCATCGCCATCGGGTTAGTGATTTTGATTATCGGCTCTTTGGTGTGTGCGGCGGCCACAGACATTTACATGCTTATGTTTGGGCGCTTTTTGCAAGGGGCTGGAGCCATTGGCGCAGTAGGTGCGGCATTGGTAAGCGACCTTGTCAAGGAAGAGATGCGTTCCCGCGCCATGGCGGTCATGGGCGGGAGTATCGCGCTGAGCTTTGCGTTTTCCATGGGGCTTGGACCAGTTTTGGGGGGCTTGTATGGGGTTGGGGTGTTGTTTTTGCTCACCGCGGCCTGTGGAGTGCTTGCTATCATCGTGCTCTTTACCAAAGTGCCTAACCCGCCGCGCATCACCCACGCCTATGAACTGGACGAATCCGACATGCCCAAACTCATGAACAATTACGCCCTTTTAAAGATGAATCTTACAAACTTTTTGCAAAAAGGGCTCATGACCTTGGCGTTTTTAGTCATCCCGCTCATGATGGTAGGCGAATTTGGCGTGGAAAAAGCCGCCCTGTGGAAAGTTTATCTTCCCGCACTGCTTCTTGGCGTCCTTGCCATGGGCGCTTCGGCGGTGTATGGAGAGAAAAAACAACAAAGTAAAGCCATGCTCATCCTTGGCGTCGTGCTCTTTGGCGCGAGCTACCTCATCATGGGCAACGCGCAAAGTGCGTGGGGGTTCATCGTGGGGGTGGCGGTGTTTTTCGTGGGTTTTAACATCCATGAACCGCTCATGCAATCTCTCGCT
Coding sequences:
- a CDS encoding MFS transporter, with the translated sequence MLRTVAPLSAIIALRFLGLFIVLPVLSVYALELPGANEWLVGITLGGYALTQMVLQVPFGMLSDKIGRKVTIAIGLVILIIGSLVCAAATDIYMLMFGRFLQGAGAIGAVGAALVSDLVKEEMRSRAMAVMGGSIALSFAFSMGLGPVLGGLYGVGVLFLLTAACGVLAIIVLFTKVPNPPRITHAYELDESDMPKLMNNYALLKMNLTNFLQKGLMTLAFLVIPLMMVGEFGVEKAALWKVYLPALLLGVLAMGASAVYGEKKQQSKAMLILGVVLFGASYLIMGNAQSAWGFIVGVAVFFVGFNIHEPLMQSLASKYARVHQKGTALGVFNSFGHLGTFLGGALGGWLYLHLGLEGISWIVVAVCVAWVGLLFTLTNPHQTKNLYLPFADIALANRPKLAQLEGVVEWYQNETEALLIVKYDAKMVEEARIVELLKP
- a CDS encoding saccharopine dehydrogenase family protein — protein: MKTVLIIGAGGVSRVVTTKCAMNTQTFGRIVLASRTKSKCDEIAAEIKERLHVSIETASVDADDVPQLVALIQSVKPDLVLNVALPYQDLTIMDACVETGVDYLDTANYEHPDEAKFEYKLQWAKHDAFKARGIMGLLGSGFDPGVTNVFCAYAQQYLFDEIHTIDILDCNAGDHGYPFATNFNPEINLREVSSKGRYWEAGKWIETEPMAIKMVWDYPEVGPKDSYLLYHEELESLVQNIKGLKRIRFFMTFGQSYLTHMKCLENIGMLGIKEVEHKGMKIVPIEFLKTLLPDPASLGPRTVGMTNIGCVIEGLKDGKPKKVYIYNTCDHQACYRETGAQAVSYTTGVPAMIGAKLILEGKWKGAGVFNMEQFDAKPFMDELNAQGLPWKLIEMKPGESYEVD
- a CDS encoding SDR family NAD(P)-dependent oxidoreductase, producing the protein MRHVLISGCSSGIGLYCAKALHVREDFRVYATARKAEDVARLREMGLWACRLDLDSNESIQAGLAQVLEQSGGRLDVLFNNGAYGQPGAVEDLSDEALKAQFQTNVFGTQALTNLVLKTMRVQGSGRIVYNSSVLGFAAMGYRGAYNASKFAIEGLADTLRLELSDSGIHVVLIEPGPIASAFRTNALQKFRAYIDVQNSPHKTTYEATLSRLQGSKPTPFTLGPEAVYDALLEAITAPKPKARYRVTTPTKVLWYAKRLLPTLLLDKLLKRAT
- a CDS encoding DEAD/DEAH box helicase; this translates as MTTTFESFALDAAIFKAVQEAGFKEPSPIQQQAIPLVLEGHDMVAQAQTGTGKTAAFALPILSKVDPREKGVHVLVITPTRELATQVSDEIYMLGRFKGFKTVTVYGGSSYTRQMKLIEAGASVVVATPGRMLDLLKNNRLKDFNPSVVVLDEADEMLDMGFLDDIKEIFTYLPSSRQTMLFSATMPEPIKQLAKKILKEPKFVSVTPANMTTNVDIEQCYYVIEEWERDDAVIRLLDTLDPDKAIMFCRTKKEVDMLTTKLTAGGFAVKGLHGDMEQPQREEVIKAFRFSNIDLLVATDVAARGLNVKEISHVINVHIPFDPESYVHRIGRTGRAGKKGMAITLCTPMEYNSIQRIGKKVGTNIEHRVLPTRGELQKSRLSNLARTIEQAPLNENAPAVLTVLENETDLANIALKAISLLLEQEKANGPEKIGLDEQTFAKVIKRLAGRTDSKNRGGFRNRRPSGGGGRSSSGGRSDYKGGGRR
- the rdgB gene encoding RdgB/HAM1 family non-canonical purine NTP pyrophosphatase; this translates as MKIVLATSNKGKIREIKAFLEGFDVVGFDELMTPFDIDETGATFKENALIKARAVHEALEDKNAIVLSDDSGISVPLLGGEPGIYSARYAGIGANDKDNLAKLIATLSARGVAQTPAFYTAAIALATPWGEFSVHGWMHGHAINEARGENGFGYDPMFIPEGYTTTLGEMDAQSKRDISHRTRALKHAMTLLNTLKGNQ
- the nspC gene encoding carboxynorspermidine decarboxylase, which translates into the protein MQLQKHSAIAKVLDQIPTPCYVCEEALLEENLKRLAYVQEQTGAKILLALKGFAFTPLFDRVGKYLHGCTASGLHEAKLSHEVMGKETHTYSPAFKESEFEEILSISDHVVFNSFAQWEKFRALAKERVSCGLRVNPEVSASPADLYNPCGLYSRLGITRAQFRPEQLEGIEGLHFHALCEQNVDALEAVLEGFEANFGAFIPQMRWINFGGGHHITREDYDVEGLIRVIRAFRARYNNIPVYLEPGEAVGWQTGPLVASVLDIVENGMNIAILDTSAEAHMPDTLAMPYRAQIRGAGEAGEKAYTYRLGGNTCLAGDIMGDYSFDAPLHVGQKLIFEDMIHYTIVKNTTFNGIKLPDLGVLRKDGRFEVVKEFGYEEYRRRN